A window of the Leucothrix mucor DSM 2157 genome harbors these coding sequences:
- a CDS encoding ABC transporter ATP-binding protein, with the protein MSGVKLEKIVKRYGDIEVVHGIDLEVASQEFVVLVGPSGCGKSTTLRMIAGLEEISGGKLTIDDREVNNVAPKDRDVAMVFQNYALYPHLNVAENMAFGLRIRKVPKDEIDRQVKEVAEILGLTEYLERRPADLSGGQRQRVAMGRAIVRHPKVFLFDEPLSNLDAKLRTQMRAEIKRLHKRLGVTSVYVTHDQVEAMTLADRIVVMCNGRIEQIGTPMELFNHPKNVFVASFIGSPPMNQLEAVLEIKDDKLFANIGDDSLQLPPIRELSHDDNGRKVILGIRPEHIMIEADADTSSISVELDLIETLGSEALLHTQVEGKPFVVKTETHGDIAHLDNVNAFHFKPGMIKVFDFDTGDAFDHPGRA; encoded by the coding sequence ATGTCAGGGGTAAAGCTTGAAAAGATAGTTAAACGTTATGGCGACATTGAAGTCGTACATGGCATTGATCTGGAGGTAGCATCGCAGGAGTTTGTGGTGCTAGTTGGACCGTCCGGATGTGGTAAGTCGACCACCTTGCGTATGATTGCCGGTCTGGAAGAAATCTCCGGCGGTAAGCTCACGATTGATGATCGGGAAGTGAATAATGTCGCTCCGAAAGATCGTGATGTTGCCATGGTATTTCAGAACTACGCGCTATACCCGCATCTCAATGTTGCCGAGAACATGGCCTTTGGTTTGCGCATTCGTAAAGTCCCTAAAGACGAGATCGACCGCCAGGTTAAAGAAGTTGCCGAGATTCTTGGCTTAACTGAATACCTAGAGCGTCGTCCGGCAGATTTATCCGGTGGACAGCGCCAGCGTGTGGCCATGGGCCGCGCCATTGTTCGTCATCCTAAAGTGTTCCTGTTTGATGAGCCACTATCCAATCTGGATGCCAAATTGCGGACGCAAATGCGCGCTGAAATCAAACGCCTGCACAAGCGTTTGGGTGTAACCAGTGTGTACGTAACCCACGATCAGGTTGAAGCGATGACCTTGGCCGATCGCATTGTGGTGATGTGTAACGGTCGCATTGAGCAAATCGGTACACCGATGGAATTGTTCAATCATCCTAAGAATGTATTCGTTGCCAGCTTTATTGGTTCACCGCCAATGAATCAGCTGGAAGCCGTGCTCGAAATCAAAGATGACAAACTGTTTGCCAATATTGGTGATGACAGTCTGCAACTGCCACCGATCAGAGAGCTGAGCCATGATGACAATGGCCGCAAAGTGATTTTGGGTATTCGCCCTGAACACATCATGATCGAAGCCGACGCTGATACCAGCTCTATCTCGGTTGAATTAGATTTGATCGAGACTTTAGGCTCCGAAGCGCTGTTACACACGCAGGTAGAAGGTAAGCCATTTGTGGTGAAAACCGAAACCCATGGCGACATCGCGCACTTAGACAACGTCAATGCCTTCCACTTCAAGCCTGGCATGATCAAGGTCTTCGATTTTGATACCGGAGACGCTTTCGATCATCCGGGTCGGGCATAA
- a CDS encoding ABC transporter permease yields MSNFQDKVAWFLRHLRREWQIYLMLAPTIIWFILFLYKPMYGLQIAFKDYSVFRGIEGSAWVGFEHFETLFGNDQFLRAIKNTLIISFLSLIFGFPIPILLALMFNEVLNQKFKRTAQTIVYLPHFISTVIIAGIVITAFSPSSGIVNLLLSKFGVDPIYFLTKPEWFRPIFIGSGIWQEAGFSSIVFLAAMAGINPSLYESAVVDGASRWQMMWKITIPCILPTILIMLIIRIGNLLEVGFELIILLYQPATYETADVISTFIYRQGLVGAQYDLAAAAGLFNAVVAFILVMTANTISKRYSRTSLW; encoded by the coding sequence ATGTCAAACTTTCAAGACAAAGTAGCCTGGTTTCTCCGGCACCTACGGAGGGAGTGGCAGATTTACTTAATGCTCGCACCCACCATCATCTGGTTTATTCTGTTTTTATATAAGCCGATGTACGGCCTGCAGATTGCGTTTAAAGACTACAGTGTATTTCGTGGTATTGAGGGCAGTGCCTGGGTTGGTTTTGAGCATTTCGAAACACTCTTTGGCAATGACCAATTTTTGCGGGCGATTAAGAACACCTTAATCATCAGCTTCCTGAGTCTGATCTTCGGTTTCCCGATTCCGATTTTGCTGGCATTGATGTTTAACGAGGTACTTAACCAGAAGTTCAAGCGTACCGCGCAAACCATCGTGTATCTGCCGCATTTTATATCCACGGTAATTATCGCGGGTATCGTAATAACCGCCTTCTCGCCCTCATCGGGGATCGTGAATTTGCTGCTCAGTAAGTTCGGTGTCGACCCCATCTACTTCTTAACCAAGCCGGAATGGTTCAGGCCAATCTTTATCGGCTCGGGAATTTGGCAAGAAGCAGGTTTTAGTTCGATCGTGTTCCTCGCGGCCATGGCAGGTATTAATCCTTCCTTGTATGAGTCCGCGGTAGTAGATGGCGCGTCACGCTGGCAGATGATGTGGAAGATCACCATTCCCTGTATTTTGCCAACCATTTTGATCATGTTGATCATCCGGATCGGGAACCTGTTAGAGGTCGGCTTTGAGCTTATTATCCTGCTCTACCAACCCGCCACTTACGAGACCGCAGACGTTATCAGTACCTTTATTTACCGACAAGGTTTGGTGGGTGCTCAATACGATCTCGCCGCCGCCGCCGGACTGTTCAACGCTGTAGTTGCCTTTATTCTGGTAATGACTGCGAACACGATCAGTAAACGCTACTCCAGAACGTCATTGTGGTAA
- a CDS encoding carbohydrate ABC transporter permease, producing MNMNMNLYSRGDKVFVWINMFLITMFTISTLYPFIYIASVSFSSGAAATAGQVLLTPVDMTLAAYKQVLSEPMFWISYKNTFIYTIGGTIVSLIIIIPGAYALSRPQLVGRRFWNMTIAFTMWFNAGMIPFFLNMRDLGLLDSYIGIIIGFACNAFNIILLRNFFESLPSSFEEAARMDGANEFQVLWKVFVPLSKPAIATITLFCIVARWNGFFWAMILLRDEDKIPLQVYLRQTIIQLTNDDDFASSLLEATYSFETVSAAIMVCSIIPVLVFYPFIQKYFNKGIMMGGVKE from the coding sequence ATGAATATGAACATGAATCTCTACTCACGCGGTGACAAGGTCTTCGTCTGGATCAATATGTTTCTGATCACGATGTTTACGATCAGTACCTTGTACCCCTTTATCTACATCGCGTCGGTCTCCTTTAGTAGTGGAGCCGCCGCAACCGCAGGACAAGTATTACTAACGCCGGTCGATATGACACTGGCGGCGTATAAACAAGTGTTATCCGAGCCCATGTTTTGGATCTCGTATAAGAACACCTTTATTTATACGATTGGCGGAACCATCGTCAGCCTGATCATTATTATACCGGGCGCTTATGCGCTATCACGCCCACAGTTGGTAGGCCGTCGTTTCTGGAATATGACGATTGCATTCACCATGTGGTTTAACGCCGGCATGATCCCATTCTTCCTGAATATGCGGGACCTGGGACTGCTTGATAGCTATATCGGTATTATTATCGGCTTTGCCTGTAACGCCTTTAATATCATCCTGCTACGTAACTTTTTCGAGAGCTTACCCAGCTCCTTTGAAGAAGCGGCGCGCATGGATGGCGCTAATGAATTTCAGGTACTGTGGAAGGTGTTTGTCCCACTGTCAAAGCCAGCGATTGCTACCATCACGCTATTTTGTATCGTAGCGCGTTGGAACGGCTTCTTCTGGGCGATGATCTTGCTGCGCGATGAAGACAAGATCCCACTACAGGTGTACCTGCGCCAAACAATTATTCAGCTGACCAATGATGATGATTTCGCCAGCAGCTTGCTGGAAGCAACCTACTCATTTGAAACCGTCAGCGCCGCGATTATGGTGTGCTCCATTATCCCGGTACTCGTGTTTTATCCATTCATCCAGAAATATTTCAACAAAGGAATAATGATGGGTGGGGTGAAAGAATGA
- a CDS encoding extracellular solute-binding protein: MRLKTLTAAIMMTTAISAATPAFAASHSEMVTDKPLELTIHFHTKKYVYDENWDVEKEAAKRTGVSLKNVASMATTNSQEAFNLLIAGGDLPDIVGGSSLKENVNQYGPEGAFLPLNDLIEEHAPNLKAYFDANPDVRSAITAADGNFYYIPYLPDGKYARAYFIRMDWLEKLGLEVPQNVDELYEVLVAFRDKDPNGNGKQDEIPFFDRDWEEMLRLVTLWDGRTSGSDTRHDFYVDGKTVKHGYVGEGYKNGIHNLAKWYKEKLIDPEIFTRGSRSREFLLSENLGGMTHDWFASTAGYNDSMADKVPGFSFKAFAPPASVSGKRIEENRRTKVKPEGWAISYTNKHPVETIKYFDFFFSEEGRRLANFGIEGKHYDMIDGKPIFKPEVLNADKPINAQLWSVGAQVPRGFHMDYSYEMQWSNKHALEGIALYDEGDYLVPEFFGVALNKKEKSVYDKYWMSIQNYMLEKQQAWILGTRDVDADWDDYMSQVERMGYSKVMEVMQSAYDRQYNTK, from the coding sequence ATGCGATTAAAAACTCTTACAGCCGCGATTATGATGACAACGGCAATCTCAGCGGCAACCCCTGCATTTGCAGCCAGCCACAGTGAAATGGTGACTGACAAGCCACTAGAGCTGACCATCCATTTTCATACTAAAAAGTATGTGTATGACGAGAACTGGGACGTGGAAAAAGAAGCCGCCAAGCGTACTGGCGTCAGCCTGAAAAACGTGGCGTCAATGGCGACCACGAACAGTCAGGAAGCGTTTAATCTATTGATTGCCGGTGGCGATCTACCAGACATCGTGGGTGGCTCCAGTCTGAAAGAAAACGTAAACCAGTACGGCCCTGAAGGCGCATTCCTTCCACTGAATGACCTGATTGAAGAGCATGCACCGAACCTGAAAGCGTACTTTGATGCGAATCCGGATGTGCGCTCAGCGATTACGGCTGCCGATGGCAACTTCTATTACATTCCGTATCTGCCAGATGGCAAATATGCCCGTGCTTACTTCATCCGTATGGACTGGCTGGAAAAGTTAGGCCTTGAAGTGCCACAAAACGTGGATGAGCTATACGAAGTACTGGTTGCCTTCCGGGATAAAGACCCGAATGGCAACGGTAAGCAGGATGAAATCCCATTCTTCGATCGTGACTGGGAAGAAATGCTGCGACTGGTCACCTTATGGGATGGCCGTACCTCAGGCTCAGACACCCGTCACGACTTTTATGTAGATGGCAAAACCGTTAAGCATGGCTACGTGGGCGAGGGCTACAAAAACGGGATTCATAATCTGGCTAAGTGGTATAAAGAAAAGCTGATCGACCCTGAAATCTTCACCCGTGGCAGCCGCTCACGTGAGTTTCTATTGTCAGAAAACTTAGGCGGCATGACGCACGACTGGTTTGCATCGACAGCTGGCTACAACGACTCAATGGCCGACAAAGTGCCAGGCTTTAGCTTTAAAGCCTTTGCGCCACCAGCCTCTGTTTCCGGCAAGCGCATTGAAGAAAATCGCCGCACCAAAGTGAAGCCGGAAGGCTGGGCGATCTCTTATACCAACAAGCATCCGGTCGAGACCATTAAGTACTTTGACTTTTTCTTTAGTGAAGAAGGCCGCCGCCTGGCCAACTTCGGTATCGAAGGCAAGCACTACGACATGATCGATGGCAAGCCAATCTTTAAACCAGAAGTGCTGAACGCCGATAAGCCAATCAACGCTCAGCTATGGTCAGTTGGTGCGCAAGTACCGCGTGGCTTCCACATGGATTACAGCTATGAAATGCAGTGGAGCAACAAACACGCACTGGAAGGAATCGCCCTGTACGACGAAGGTGACTATCTGGTTCCTGAGTTCTTTGGTGTTGCACTAAACAAGAAAGAAAAGTCTGTTTATGACAAGTACTGGATGAGCATCCAAAACTACATGTTAGAAAAGCAGCAAGCCTGGATCTTAGGCACACGCGATGTTGACGCCGACTGGGATGACTACATGTCACAAGTTGAAAGAATGGGCTACTCTAAAGTCATGGAAGTGATGCAGTCTGCCTACGACCGTCAGTACAATACTAAATAA
- a CDS encoding DUF4962 domain-containing protein, with product MSSSMNPHSQASYLDEPKAGRLNIQYSPASGTSVIENPPRFMWLPVVEDEAQYVLQVSDNADFSGANTHSFSNIEVNFLTPDVTFKPGEYSWRYAVCDAKTGKPQSAWSTVRSFSIPETAIAGPIPNRAKRYQSVSTAHPRLWLNPESVAAFSESLKENPDYCSWETFFEKSVQPWLERPVMDEPKPYPNNTRVANIWRQTYIDCQELVYAIRHLAVAGHVLKDQQMLDQAKAWLLSSAAWDPDGPTSRAYTDEWAFRVAVALAWGYDWLYEEMTQDERDLVRASLLARTRQVADHVIKNANIQLFPYDSHAVRSVSAVLVPACIAMWDEEPEAREWLDYSIEFLATVYTPWGDEQGGWAEGPHYWMTGMAYLIEAANLLKNYFAIDLYQRPFFQKTGDFPLYTKAPDTRRGTFGDDSTMGDLVCLKVGYNLRQFAGVTGNQAYQWYYEEVKRNDPGTEMAFYNYGWWDLNFDELMYQHDYPIIEEAAPADDDKLRWFKGVGWAAIQHKMDDPDQHIHFVMKASKFGSISHSHGDQGAFCMSAFGEDLAIQSGYYVAFSSDMHMNWRRQTRSKNAILINGKGQYADHDKSLTMRSTGQILAAETRDDHIYIKSEATAAYQHFNPQVTRVEREVYFVQNNYFVIVDSVDADEPVEIDWLLHANSDFSLGESSFRYSGEKAGFYGQVLWSEGGAATLTQAKDFEGINPEEYAGLPVSTHLNAKFPAAKRHRIATLLVPYKLDEPKRIFQFLDDQGYDCNLYFTDSEERSFKLVIEKLATVFKYG from the coding sequence ATGTCTTCAAGCATGAACCCTCACTCGCAGGCTAGTTATCTTGACGAGCCAAAAGCCGGACGGTTGAATATCCAGTATTCTCCTGCGTCGGGTACATCAGTCATTGAAAATCCACCTCGTTTTATGTGGCTGCCCGTGGTGGAAGATGAGGCGCAGTATGTACTGCAAGTCTCTGACAATGCCGATTTCAGCGGCGCGAACACACACTCATTTAGTAACATCGAAGTTAACTTTTTAACGCCGGATGTCACCTTTAAGCCCGGCGAATACAGCTGGCGTTATGCCGTTTGCGATGCCAAAACCGGCAAGCCACAAAGTGCCTGGAGCACGGTGCGCAGTTTTAGTATTCCGGAAACAGCGATTGCTGGGCCGATTCCTAATCGCGCGAAGCGTTACCAGTCAGTTAGTACCGCTCACCCACGCTTATGGCTCAATCCGGAAAGCGTTGCGGCCTTTAGCGAGTCGCTAAAAGAAAACCCCGATTATTGCAGCTGGGAGACCTTTTTTGAGAAGTCAGTCCAGCCATGGCTTGAGCGTCCTGTGATGGATGAGCCAAAGCCATACCCGAACAACACCCGAGTCGCGAACATTTGGCGACAAACCTATATTGATTGTCAGGAGTTGGTCTACGCGATCCGCCATCTGGCCGTCGCAGGGCATGTATTAAAAGATCAGCAGATGCTCGATCAGGCCAAAGCGTGGTTACTCTCCTCAGCCGCATGGGACCCGGATGGCCCAACCTCTCGCGCTTATACCGATGAGTGGGCATTCCGCGTGGCCGTTGCATTAGCCTGGGGCTATGACTGGTTATATGAAGAAATGACACAGGATGAGCGCGATTTAGTGCGTGCCTCCTTGTTAGCCCGTACCCGCCAAGTTGCCGATCACGTCATCAAAAACGCCAACATTCAATTGTTCCCATACGACAGCCACGCGGTACGCTCAGTGTCTGCGGTATTGGTTCCGGCCTGTATTGCAATGTGGGATGAAGAGCCGGAAGCGCGCGAATGGCTGGACTACTCCATTGAGTTCCTCGCCACGGTTTACACGCCATGGGGCGATGAGCAGGGTGGCTGGGCAGAAGGCCCGCACTACTGGATGACGGGAATGGCGTATCTGATTGAAGCGGCCAACTTGCTGAAAAACTATTTCGCAATTGATTTGTATCAGCGTCCGTTTTTCCAGAAAACCGGCGACTTCCCGCTCTACACCAAAGCACCTGACACCCGTCGCGGCACCTTTGGTGATGACTCCACCATGGGTGATTTAGTCTGCCTGAAAGTCGGTTATAACCTGCGCCAATTCGCCGGCGTGACGGGCAATCAGGCTTACCAGTGGTATTACGAAGAAGTAAAGCGTAATGACCCCGGCACTGAAATGGCCTTCTACAACTACGGCTGGTGGGATCTTAACTTTGACGAGCTGATGTATCAGCACGACTACCCCATCATCGAAGAAGCAGCCCCAGCAGATGATGACAAACTGCGCTGGTTTAAAGGCGTCGGTTGGGCCGCCATCCAGCATAAAATGGATGACCCCGATCAGCATATTCACTTTGTAATGAAAGCCAGTAAGTTCGGCTCGATTAGCCACAGTCACGGCGACCAAGGTGCCTTCTGTATGTCGGCCTTTGGTGAAGATTTAGCGATTCAATCTGGCTATTACGTGGCGTTTAGCAGTGATATGCACATGAACTGGCGACGTCAAACGCGTTCTAAAAATGCCATTTTAATTAATGGTAAAGGGCAGTATGCGGACCATGATAAATCCTTAACCATGCGCTCAACTGGTCAGATATTGGCGGCTGAAACGCGTGATGATCATATTTATATTAAAAGTGAAGCCACAGCGGCCTATCAGCACTTTAATCCACAAGTCACTCGGGTGGAGCGTGAAGTTTACTTTGTGCAAAACAACTACTTTGTGATCGTGGACAGTGTGGATGCCGATGAGCCGGTTGAAATTGATTGGCTGCTACACGCTAACAGTGATTTCAGTCTGGGCGAAAGCTCATTCCGTTACAGCGGCGAAAAAGCGGGCTTCTACGGTCAAGTACTTTGGTCGGAAGGTGGCGCGGCAACATTGACTCAAGCCAAAGATTTTGAAGGGATTAATCCTGAAGAATACGCAGGCTTGCCAGTGAGCACGCACTTGAATGCTAAATTTCCAGCGGCAAAGCGCCACCGGATTGCGACTTTGCTAGTGCCGTATAAATTGGATGAGCCAAAGCGGATTTTCCAATTTTTGGATGATCAGGGTTATGACTGCAACTTGTACTTTACGGACTCTGAAGAGCGCTCGTTTAAGTTGGTGATTGAGAAGCTGGCCACTGTGTTCAAATATGGCTAA
- the cls gene encoding cardiolipin synthase — MSLWLASALLSGVHLLGIWSAIHAAVKVRTSQGAIAWAMGLLLVPYVMLPLYWVFGRNRFRGYVEVLRQVTEQADHHHPMQSIKSFRATLPAELEHNFGLLAKLHDTVYTRGNRLELLINGQQTFDTLFETIEQAQHYVLIQFFIIHDDELGRKFHAALLAKAAQGVKVYLLYDEIGCHALSRYYLQRLRAGGVAVRSFNTTRGWRNRFQLNFRNHRKMVIADGHIALTGGLNVGDEYLGLGKLGYWRDTFLKLEGPSVQALQCSFQSDWYWASRKLITLNNKPKAVGDQAVLIHATGPTDKFDACSMMFHQAIIGAKRRLWITSPYFVPSHAVFEVLQLAALRGVDVRILLPEKPDHKVVYLASFTFLKAAERAGIKLYRYQRGFLHQKVILVDDEVASVGTANLDNRSLYLNFEVTALVVDKHFAAQVSDMLKDDFTHSRQVSSADLYSRGLLFRWAVRLARLFDPIL, encoded by the coding sequence TTGAGCCTGTGGCTCGCTTCGGCCTTACTTTCCGGCGTTCACCTGCTGGGCATTTGGTCGGCGATTCACGCAGCGGTTAAAGTGAGAACTTCGCAAGGGGCGATTGCCTGGGCGATGGGTTTGCTGCTGGTGCCTTATGTCATGCTGCCGCTGTATTGGGTGTTTGGCCGCAATCGTTTTCGCGGTTATGTGGAGGTATTGCGCCAAGTCACTGAGCAGGCCGACCATCATCACCCGATGCAGTCGATCAAGTCGTTTCGCGCCACGTTGCCCGCTGAGCTGGAGCATAATTTTGGCTTGCTGGCCAAGCTGCACGATACGGTTTACACCCGAGGCAATCGTTTGGAATTGTTGATCAATGGTCAGCAAACCTTCGATACGCTGTTTGAAACCATTGAGCAAGCGCAGCACTATGTGCTCATCCAGTTTTTCATTATCCACGACGATGAGCTGGGTCGGAAATTTCACGCGGCACTGCTGGCAAAAGCAGCCCAAGGCGTGAAGGTTTACCTGCTATATGATGAAATCGGCTGCCATGCGCTGAGCCGTTATTATTTACAACGGCTGCGCGCCGGTGGCGTAGCAGTACGCTCGTTTAACACCACGCGCGGCTGGCGCAATCGCTTCCAACTTAACTTCCGCAATCATCGAAAGATGGTGATTGCAGATGGCCATATCGCGCTAACCGGCGGCTTAAATGTGGGTGATGAGTACCTTGGCCTTGGCAAGCTGGGCTATTGGCGCGATACCTTTTTAAAGCTCGAAGGCCCCTCAGTGCAAGCGCTGCAATGTAGCTTTCAGTCGGATTGGTATTGGGCTTCGCGCAAGCTCATCACGCTGAATAACAAACCGAAAGCGGTGGGTGATCAGGCCGTGCTAATCCATGCCACCGGCCCGACGGATAAGTTTGATGCCTGCTCGATGATGTTTCATCAAGCGATTATTGGAGCCAAGCGGCGCTTGTGGATTACCAGCCCCTACTTTGTACCAAGCCATGCCGTGTTTGAAGTGTTGCAACTGGCGGCTTTACGTGGCGTGGATGTGCGCATTTTGCTGCCCGAAAAGCCGGACCATAAAGTGGTGTATCTGGCCTCGTTTACCTTTTTAAAAGCGGCCGAGCGCGCGGGCATTAAACTCTATCGTTATCAACGCGGCTTTCTACATCAAAAGGTGATTTTGGTGGATGACGAGGTCGCCAGCGTAGGCACGGCCAATCTGGATAATCGCTCGCTGTACTTAAATTTTGAAGTCACGGCTTTGGTGGTGGATAAGCACTTCGCCGCGCAAGTATCCGATATGCTGAAAGATGATTTTACTCATAGCCGGCAGGTATCAAGTGCCGATTTATATTCGCGTGGCTTACTATTTCGTTGGGCGGTGCGCTTGGCGCGTTTATTTGATCCTATTTTGTAA
- a CDS encoding ATP-binding protein yields the protein MGKSTLVELFAREQSLSLMSVNLERYPELESVFTSNDPQQILNAIEVLPRMPEYQDASLLFLDEIQATPQAIPALRYFYEDLPSLPLISAGSLLEFTLSDHKFSMPVGRVQYLHMGPMVFSEFLAALGEDKLHQIITQYSLHDTIPEVAHKRLLQLLRQYYFVGGMPEAVAAYVENRSFQAVSEVHNSIIDTYREDFPKYGNRRDLNRMLNVFNFAARNAGVKVKYSNISREEQSATLKKDLELLCMARVVSKVVHSHCSGLPLQASLDEKTYKLLFLDVGLMNAICGLNGQTLSQMDDHKLINEGAIAEQFIGQHLQALLSESPNRELTYWLREGRSSNAEVDYVVALSGEIVPIEIKSGTSGSMRSLHQFMGEKQSRMAVRFDASLPSATTVETTISQGKQSKAVSYPLYSLPLYLVERLHEVIDAVD from the coding sequence GTGGGTAAGTCCACTTTGGTCGAGCTATTTGCACGTGAGCAATCACTTTCGTTGATGAGTGTAAATCTTGAGCGTTATCCTGAGCTGGAAAGCGTCTTTACCAGTAATGACCCCCAGCAAATACTTAATGCCATTGAAGTACTGCCTAGAATGCCCGAATATCAGGACGCTTCATTATTATTTCTGGATGAGATTCAGGCGACTCCGCAAGCAATTCCTGCCTTGCGTTATTTCTACGAGGATCTGCCCAGTTTACCTTTGATTAGTGCGGGCTCCTTGCTGGAATTTACGTTATCTGACCATAAGTTTTCCATGCCTGTCGGCAGAGTTCAGTACCTACACATGGGGCCAATGGTGTTCTCTGAGTTTCTGGCGGCACTCGGTGAAGATAAATTACATCAAATAATCACTCAATATTCATTGCATGACACCATCCCTGAGGTGGCCCATAAGCGTTTATTACAATTATTGCGTCAGTATTATTTTGTAGGAGGAATGCCGGAAGCAGTGGCCGCTTATGTGGAAAACCGAAGTTTTCAGGCAGTGAGCGAAGTGCATAACTCGATCATTGACACCTACCGTGAAGATTTTCCAAAGTATGGAAATCGACGTGATCTTAATCGTATGTTGAATGTGTTTAACTTTGCTGCACGTAATGCCGGAGTAAAAGTCAAATACAGCAATATTTCTCGAGAAGAGCAAAGTGCCACACTGAAAAAAGATTTGGAGTTGCTATGTATGGCACGAGTAGTTAGCAAGGTGGTACATAGCCATTGCTCAGGGTTACCATTACAAGCAAGTCTGGATGAAAAGACTTACAAGTTATTGTTTTTAGATGTTGGATTAATGAATGCAATATGCGGACTTAATGGTCAGACCCTCTCACAAATGGATGACCACAAACTCATCAATGAAGGCGCGATTGCCGAGCAATTTATTGGTCAGCACTTGCAGGCATTGTTGTCTGAAAGCCCTAACCGAGAGCTAACCTATTGGCTGCGGGAGGGACGCTCCTCCAATGCTGAAGTGGATTATGTGGTTGCCTTATCTGGTGAGATAGTGCCGATTGAAATCAAATCAGGGACCAGCGGTAGCATGAGATCGCTGCATCAATTTATGGGAGAGAAACAATCGCGAATGGCAGTGCGTTTTGATGCGTCTTTACCGTCAGCGACTACTGTAGAGACAACGATCTCGCAGGGTAAGCAGTCTAAAGCGGTTAGTTACCCGCTGTATTCATTGCCATTATATTTGGTTGAAAGGCTACATGAGGTGATTGACGCAGTGGATTAA
- a CDS encoding CRISPR-associated endonuclease Cas2, protein MQKSVFIAVLNEADREELTAAIEVLVDQKADDVRMYPLPQRPQWYAWGEALWPDGMTISGTPLPKHYH, encoded by the coding sequence ATGCAAAAGTCGGTGTTTATTGCCGTGTTAAACGAGGCCGACCGCGAGGAGTTAACCGCCGCAATAGAAGTGCTGGTTGATCAAAAAGCGGATGATGTGCGCATGTATCCGCTGCCCCAGCGCCCGCAGTGGTATGCCTGGGGTGAAGCCCTGTGGCCAGATGGCATGACGATTAGCGGCACGCCGCTACCGAAACACTACCACTAA